A region of Fimbriimonadaceae bacterium DNA encodes the following proteins:
- the rapA gene encoding RNA polymerase-associated protein RapA, which translates to MNGKIETPASLVRSPRAGDLVLVRSRRWLVDEVVAHDGEQTPIVRLACADDDAQGQNLDVLWDYEVDAEVLQEEAWKDLASRGFDEPKFFAAFLHTLRWNCVTATDPGLLQSPFRAGIKIDAFQMEPLRKALRLPRVNLFIADDTGLGKTIEAGLIARELLLRKKAKTIVIATPPSVLEQWKAELEERFGLVFEILDRAYLTRMRRERGFGVNPWRTHSRFLISHNLLIDPAYVQTLEEWLGDFQPGSLLILDEAHHAAPSSGGKYGIESKFTRAIRDLAPRFEHRLFLSATPHNGHSNSFSTLLELLDPYRFTRGVPVQGKKSLDEIMVRRLKEDIRAIQGGFPKRSIVRVAIDGLPDNAPELVLSRLLDEYRTIRELRFAGANKRAQVAAGLLIVGLQQRLLSSMEAFSRSLKVHRNTAERQRRKEIGLDDADRLDPNLFLNAPDADDERGEWDADDLEAEETAQIESATLTAEGLISEDQSSNELWIKEQQLLDQMQKIAEDARHHPDAKLRALIDWIRTNMCPDLPPYGMSAQGRTSKWNDRRVIIFTENREGTKRYLKSLLEQAIESSDQAEDRIEVIDGLTSSQNRKEIQRRFNTDPARDPLRILIATDAAREGLNFQAHCADLFHFDLPWNPGRIEQRNGRIDRKLQPADEVRCHYFVLPQRVEDRVLEVLVKKTETIKRELGSLSQVIDSNIEKKLSGGIRHRDAEALRQEIERADLDEKLKQTTAEELEDARERQEDLKAQIERCRTILDASRKWTGFDPEPFRNALSCSLELMNSEPLRQGVDHDGRTVFEFPRLDQKAITDPSWSATLDTLREPRKTNQNIADWRKESPIRPVIFEDAGVLTDELVQLHLEQRVAQRLLARFRSQGFVHHDLSRACLGQSADSIPRVVLLARLSLYGQSAERLHEEIVPITARWVEPSLRKEPLKPYAADTESKTLELLDDTLRKAKHGFIPEPIQKKLLETASSDIEQLLVQLTFRAEETAEEAKEMLAARGEKEASDLVATLKAQQVRVKERLAKHERDASQGKLDFGSDFNDEELRQLKADARAWTLRLQQFERDLQTEPDRIKTFYQVRATRIEPVGLVYLWPESN; encoded by the coding sequence ATGAATGGCAAGATCGAGACACCCGCAAGCCTAGTCAGGTCCCCAAGAGCTGGCGACCTCGTGCTGGTCCGCTCCCGAAGGTGGCTTGTGGACGAAGTCGTTGCTCATGACGGCGAGCAAACACCCATCGTCCGACTTGCTTGCGCAGATGATGACGCCCAGGGGCAGAACCTGGACGTTTTATGGGACTACGAGGTTGACGCGGAGGTGCTTCAAGAAGAAGCCTGGAAAGACCTTGCAAGTCGCGGATTCGATGAGCCCAAGTTCTTTGCCGCGTTCCTCCACACACTTCGTTGGAACTGCGTGACCGCGACCGACCCCGGCCTCCTTCAATCCCCATTCCGGGCTGGTATCAAGATCGATGCGTTCCAGATGGAGCCCCTCCGTAAGGCTCTCCGTCTTCCCCGAGTCAACCTCTTTATTGCCGATGACACAGGTCTTGGCAAGACCATCGAAGCGGGTCTCATTGCAAGAGAACTGCTGCTCCGGAAAAAAGCGAAAACGATCGTCATCGCGACACCTCCGTCTGTCCTCGAGCAATGGAAGGCCGAGCTCGAAGAGCGGTTCGGCCTCGTCTTTGAGATCTTGGACCGCGCCTATCTCACCAGAATGCGGAGAGAAAGGGGGTTTGGCGTCAATCCATGGCGGACTCATAGCCGCTTTTTGATTTCGCACAACCTGCTCATCGATCCCGCGTATGTTCAAACGCTTGAAGAATGGCTCGGCGACTTCCAGCCTGGCTCCCTTCTCATCCTTGATGAAGCGCACCATGCCGCTCCCTCCAGCGGTGGCAAGTATGGAATCGAGTCGAAGTTCACTCGCGCGATCCGAGATCTTGCCCCTAGATTTGAACACCGTCTCTTCCTATCCGCAACACCTCATAACGGCCACTCGAACAGCTTCTCGACTCTGCTCGAGCTCCTCGACCCCTATCGCTTCACCCGTGGAGTCCCGGTCCAAGGCAAGAAGTCGCTCGACGAGATCATGGTTCGTCGACTGAAGGAGGACATTCGCGCAATCCAAGGTGGATTCCCGAAGCGCAGTATCGTCCGTGTAGCGATCGATGGTTTGCCTGACAACGCCCCCGAACTCGTTCTGTCACGGCTGCTCGACGAATACCGCACGATCCGAGAACTGCGATTCGCCGGAGCAAACAAGCGAGCTCAGGTGGCCGCTGGGCTCCTCATCGTTGGTCTCCAGCAGCGTCTCCTTTCCTCGATGGAAGCCTTTTCACGAAGCCTCAAGGTTCATCGAAACACTGCCGAACGACAGCGTCGCAAGGAAATTGGCCTCGATGATGCGGATCGCCTTGATCCCAACCTCTTCCTGAATGCGCCAGACGCCGATGACGAACGGGGCGAGTGGGACGCGGATGATCTCGAGGCCGAAGAAACGGCCCAGATCGAGTCGGCTACCCTCACCGCAGAAGGTCTGATTTCAGAAGACCAAAGCTCTAATGAACTCTGGATCAAAGAGCAGCAACTCCTCGACCAGATGCAGAAGATCGCCGAGGATGCCCGTCACCATCCGGACGCCAAGCTCCGCGCCCTCATCGACTGGATCAGAACCAACATGTGCCCGGATCTCCCTCCTTACGGGATGAGTGCGCAAGGGCGAACCTCGAAATGGAATGACCGCCGAGTGATCATCTTCACTGAGAACCGGGAGGGGACAAAGAGGTACCTCAAGTCCCTTCTCGAACAAGCCATTGAGTCGTCGGACCAAGCCGAGGACCGAATCGAGGTCATAGACGGACTCACCAGCAGCCAGAACCGCAAAGAAATCCAGCGGAGGTTCAATACCGATCCGGCCCGAGATCCTCTCCGGATCTTGATTGCCACCGACGCCGCCCGCGAAGGTCTCAACTTCCAAGCGCACTGTGCCGATCTCTTCCACTTCGACCTTCCTTGGAACCCAGGTCGAATCGAACAGCGCAATGGTCGAATCGACCGGAAGCTCCAGCCCGCCGATGAGGTCCGTTGCCATTACTTCGTCCTACCGCAGCGTGTTGAGGATCGCGTTCTCGAAGTTCTCGTGAAGAAGACGGAGACCATCAAACGGGAACTCGGCAGTCTCTCGCAGGTCATCGATAGCAACATCGAGAAGAAGCTGTCAGGCGGTATCCGACACCGAGACGCCGAAGCCCTCCGCCAAGAAATCGAACGTGCGGATCTCGACGAGAAGCTGAAGCAAACGACCGCCGAAGAACTCGAAGACGCGAGAGAGAGGCAAGAGGATCTCAAAGCCCAAATCGAACGATGCCGAACCATCTTGGATGCCTCGAGGAAGTGGACTGGGTTCGACCCGGAGCCGTTCCGGAACGCCCTCTCCTGCTCCCTCGAGCTCATGAACTCGGAGCCCTTGCGTCAAGGCGTCGATCACGACGGAAGAACGGTCTTTGAGTTTCCGCGACTCGACCAGAAGGCGATCACCGATCCAAGTTGGTCGGCCACCCTTGACACGCTTCGCGAGCCGCGCAAGACAAATCAGAACATCGCTGATTGGCGCAAGGAATCGCCCATTCGTCCCGTAATCTTCGAGGATGCCGGAGTCCTCACGGACGAGTTGGTCCAACTCCACCTCGAGCAAAGAGTTGCCCAGAGGTTGCTCGCGAGGTTCCGATCACAGGGCTTTGTCCACCACGATCTTTCTCGCGCCTGTCTCGGCCAATCCGCCGACTCCATTCCTCGAGTTGTCCTGCTAGCCCGCTTGTCGCTCTACGGCCAATCTGCTGAGCGTCTTCACGAAGAGATCGTCCCCATCACGGCAAGGTGGGTCGAGCCGTCTCTCCGAAAGGAACCTCTGAAGCCGTACGCCGCGGACACTGAATCCAAGACACTAGAGCTCCTCGATGACACGCTTCGGAAGGCAAAGCATGGCTTCATCCCTGAGCCGATTCAGAAGAAACTCCTCGAAACAGCCTCATCTGACATCGAACAGTTGCTCGTTCAGCTCACTTTTCGGGCTGAAGAGACTGCCGAGGAGGCCAAGGAGATGCTGGCTGCTCGTGGCGAGAAGGAAGCCAGTGACCTGGTGGCGACACTGAAAGCGCAGCAAGTCCGAGTCAAGGAACGGCTCGCGAAGCATGAGCGAGACGCGTCCCAGGGCAAGCTGGATTTCGGAAGCGACTTCAACGATGAAGAGCTTCGCCAGCTCAAGGCCGATGCCCGAGCCTGGACGCTTCGCCTCCAGCAGTTCGAGCGAGATCTCCAAACGGAGCCCGATCGTATCAAGACCTTCTATCAAGTCCGTGCCACACGTATCGAGCCCGTTGGCCTTGTCTATCTCTGGCCGGAGTCGAACTGA
- the eno gene encoding Enolase has translation MAIIVDVLAREILDSRGNPTVEVDVILEDGETGRAAVPSGASTGQFEAVELRDGDKSRYMGKGVQRAVEHVNEVIAPQLLERDANDQGMLDELMIELDGTENKGRLGANAILGCSLAIAKAAAASCGLPLFRYVGGIKANVLPVPMLNILNGGKHADSNVDFQEFMILPVAAPSFSEALRWGAEIFHALKKVLHDRSLATGVGDEGGFAPNLQSQDHALDFIIEAIQKAGYKPGEQVWLGLDCAATEFYEGGSYRYKSGEMSSRTGPQQVDYLAQLCDRYPIISVEDGCSEEDWDSWKGLTDAIGDRVQLVGDDLFVTNVSRLDRGIREKTANSILVKVNQIGTLSETLAAVDLAKRSGYTAVMSHRSGETEDATIAHLAVATACGQIKTGAPNRTDRVAKYNELLRIEEQLAAGAIYAGAKAFGPLAERLAG, from the coding sequence ATGGCCATTATCGTCGACGTGCTCGCCCGCGAAATTCTGGATTCCCGAGGTAATCCAACCGTCGAGGTCGACGTCATTCTTGAGGATGGCGAAACCGGCCGAGCAGCGGTTCCAAGTGGCGCCAGTACCGGCCAATTCGAGGCTGTGGAGCTTCGAGACGGAGACAAGAGTCGGTATATGGGCAAGGGCGTACAACGCGCCGTCGAACACGTGAACGAGGTCATCGCCCCGCAGCTATTGGAGCGGGACGCCAATGATCAGGGCATGCTCGATGAACTGATGATCGAGCTTGACGGTACCGAGAACAAGGGCCGTCTCGGCGCCAACGCGATCCTCGGCTGTTCCCTTGCGATCGCCAAGGCGGCAGCGGCGTCGTGCGGACTTCCCCTCTTCCGGTATGTCGGAGGTATCAAGGCCAATGTCCTGCCGGTTCCGATGCTGAACATCCTCAACGGCGGCAAGCACGCGGACTCAAATGTCGATTTCCAGGAGTTCATGATCCTGCCCGTGGCAGCGCCTTCCTTTAGCGAAGCGCTCAGGTGGGGAGCCGAGATTTTTCATGCGCTGAAGAAGGTCCTGCACGACCGGTCGTTGGCAACGGGAGTGGGGGACGAAGGGGGCTTTGCCCCGAACTTGCAGTCGCAGGACCACGCCCTGGACTTCATCATCGAGGCGATTCAAAAGGCTGGCTATAAGCCGGGCGAACAGGTTTGGCTCGGGCTCGACTGTGCCGCCACCGAGTTTTACGAAGGCGGATCGTATCGATACAAATCCGGCGAAATGTCGTCGAGAACCGGTCCCCAGCAAGTCGATTACCTGGCTCAACTTTGCGATCGCTACCCGATCATTAGCGTCGAAGACGGCTGCAGCGAAGAGGACTGGGATTCCTGGAAGGGCCTAACGGATGCGATCGGCGATCGCGTGCAGCTTGTCGGCGACGACCTCTTCGTCACGAACGTAAGCCGCCTGGACCGGGGAATTCGCGAAAAGACGGCCAACTCAATCTTGGTGAAGGTGAATCAGATCGGAACCCTGAGCGAAACGCTTGCCGCCGTGGACCTCGCCAAGCGGTCTGGATACACCGCCGTGATGAGCCACCGTTCCGGCGAAACCGAAGACGCGACGATCGCGCATTTAGCGGTTGCCACCGCCTGCGGGCAGATCAAGACCGGCGCGCCCAATCGCACGGATCGGGTCGCCAAGTACAACGAACTCCTCCGGATTGAGGAGCAGCTTGCGGCCGGCGCCATCTACGCGGGCGCCAAGGCTTTCGGACCGCTAGCCGAGCGGCTCGCAGGTTAG
- the rplE gene encoding 50S ribosomal protein L5, whose translation MAKKEKESAAIATGPMPAPRLRKVYRDRVLPKLMEEFKYTSVMQAPKIDKIVVNMGIKANDEKNLENSVRDMTLITGQKPVITTSRKAISNFKLRENMKIGCKVTLRGDRALHFFDKLSTVVLPRIRDFQGLSARSFDGRGNYALGLKEQLVFPEIPYDNFDKIRGMDIIICTSARSDDEARVLLKEMGLPLRDR comes from the coding sequence ATGGCAAAGAAAGAAAAGGAATCCGCCGCGATCGCGACTGGCCCGATGCCTGCGCCTCGCCTGCGAAAGGTGTATCGTGACCGGGTGCTACCCAAGCTCATGGAGGAGTTCAAATACACATCCGTGATGCAGGCGCCCAAGATCGACAAGATTGTTGTGAACATGGGCATCAAGGCGAACGACGAGAAGAACCTTGAAAACAGCGTTCGAGACATGACGCTGATCACGGGGCAAAAGCCGGTCATCACCACCTCGCGAAAAGCTATCTCCAACTTCAAGCTCCGCGAGAACATGAAGATCGGGTGTAAGGTAACGCTCCGCGGTGACCGCGCCCTTCACTTCTTCGACAAGCTGAGCACCGTTGTTCTTCCCCGAATTCGAGACTTTCAGGGACTCTCTGCACGCTCATTCGACGGCCGTGGCAACTATGCGCTTGGCCTGAAGGAGCAGCTTGTCTTCCCTGAAATCCCGTACGACAACTTCGACAAGATCCGCGGTATGGATATCATCATTTGCACCTCGGCCAGGTCGGACGATGAAGCACGCGTTCTCCTCAAGGAGATGGGCTTGCCTCTCCGCGATCGTTAA
- the rplX gene encoding 50S ribosomal protein L24, translating to MPTKAELKRLSQHVKPKVRKGDQVVIIAGKDKGQIGFVAAVSPKEEKVIILQTNPENEDQPIPLNAAVKHRKAKMQGERSARFKIPVPIHISNVMVIDPKTNKGTRIGRRKEGDQIVRYAKKSGEVFVDRPNIEKE from the coding sequence ATGCCGACAAAAGCCGAACTTAAAAGACTCAGCCAGCACGTAAAGCCGAAAGTCCGCAAGGGCGATCAGGTCGTTATCATCGCCGGCAAGGACAAGGGCCAGATTGGCTTCGTGGCAGCCGTCAGTCCGAAGGAAGAGAAGGTTATCATCCTTCAAACCAATCCGGAGAACGAGGATCAACCGATACCATTGAATGCCGCCGTCAAGCATCGCAAGGCTAAGATGCAAGGCGAACGGTCGGCTCGGTTTAAGATCCCCGTACCTATTCATATCAGCAATGTGATGGTGATAGATCCCAAGACGAACAAGGGCACGAGAATCGGGCGCCGAAAGGAAGGCGACCAGATCGTGCGCTACGCCAAGAAAAGCGGCGAAGTCTTTGTCGATCGCCCCAATATCGAGAAGGAGTAA
- the rplN gene encoding 50S ribosomal protein L14, translated as MIQQFTRLKVADNSGAREVMCIRVLKGSQPRYGGVGDVIVGAVKVATPNMPVKKGDVIKAVIVRTKKPIRRADGSTLRFDDNACVVINPANLEPKGTRIFGPVARELRDANFMKIVSLAPEVL; from the coding sequence ATGATTCAGCAGTTCACCAGACTAAAGGTAGCCGACAACTCGGGAGCGCGCGAAGTGATGTGCATCCGCGTTCTTAAAGGCTCGCAGCCACGCTATGGAGGCGTGGGCGACGTGATCGTCGGCGCCGTAAAGGTCGCCACGCCGAATATGCCGGTCAAGAAGGGCGACGTCATCAAGGCGGTCATCGTAAGGACCAAGAAGCCGATCCGACGCGCCGATGGCTCGACTCTGCGCTTCGACGACAATGCATGCGTGGTCATCAACCCGGCAAACCTGGAACCAAAGGGCACGCGCATTTTTGGACCGGTTGCCCGTGAACTGCGAGATGCCAACTTTATGAAGATTGTCTCTCTCGCGCCGGAGGTGCTCTAA
- the rpsQ gene encoding 30S ribosomal protein S17 produces MANDAVNSQNEARNRRKVRQGVVVSNKMDKTVVVKIERRVQHPLYRKTVIKTEKFKAHDLHACDVGDTVELMETRPLSRDKRWRVTRIIEKVK; encoded by the coding sequence ATGGCAAATGACGCAGTGAACAGTCAGAACGAAGCCAGGAACCGCCGTAAGGTTCGCCAAGGGGTGGTGGTTTCAAACAAGATGGATAAAACGGTCGTGGTGAAGATCGAGCGGCGCGTCCAGCACCCGCTTTACCGCAAGACCGTAATCAAGACGGAGAAGTTTAAGGCGCATGACCTGCACGCCTGCGACGTCGGCGACACCGTGGAGCTTATGGAGACGCGGCCGCTGAGTCGGGACAAGCGATGGCGGGTCACTCGAATCATCGAGAAGGTGAAGTAA
- the rpmC gene encoding 50S ribosomal protein L29, translating into MKHFKAAELKSKTVTELEEMVRQERADLFKARRDLVFRQLTDTASLKIRRHNIARVLTVIAEKQKEGKA; encoded by the coding sequence ATGAAGCACTTCAAAGCAGCAGAACTGAAGAGTAAGACCGTTACCGAGCTGGAAGAGATGGTGCGCCAGGAGCGCGCCGACCTCTTCAAGGCTCGACGCGACCTCGTCTTCCGACAACTTACCGACACGGCGAGCCTCAAGATTCGCCGGCACAACATTGCCCGCGTGCTGACAGTCATCGCGGAAAAGCAGAAGGAAGGGAAAGCCTAA
- the rplP gene encoding 50S ribosomal protein L16, with translation MAGQATRGNTLSFGDYALVAMDPAWITSRQIEAARIAMTRHIKRGGKVWIRIFPDKPFTKKPLEQRMGKGKAPVEGWVAVVKPGRIMFEMNGVPVEVAKEAMRLAQHKLPIRTKFMTRAEADAAGVLSEHNIEGRVYAIKRTAEDFESEPLTELEVQEERATAEGMPDPEPATGGESASEDTEAPVE, from the coding sequence ATGGCTGGACAGGCCACTCGCGGCAACACCCTGTCGTTCGGCGATTACGCTCTTGTCGCGATGGATCCGGCCTGGATCACCAGTCGACAAATCGAAGCGGCCCGAATTGCCATGACCCGCCACATCAAGCGCGGCGGCAAAGTTTGGATTCGCATCTTCCCGGACAAGCCGTTCACTAAGAAGCCTCTCGAACAGCGAATGGGCAAGGGTAAGGCGCCGGTCGAGGGTTGGGTTGCCGTGGTGAAGCCCGGCCGAATCATGTTCGAAATGAACGGGGTTCCGGTTGAGGTCGCCAAGGAAGCCATGCGACTGGCCCAGCACAAGCTGCCGATCCGAACGAAGTTCATGACCAGAGCCGAAGCCGATGCCGCAGGCGTACTGAGCGAGCACAACATCGAAGGCAGGGTCTACGCGATCAAGCGCACGGCGGAGGATTTCGAGTCTGAGCCGCTGACCGAACTGGAAGTTCAGGAAGAGCGTGCGACGGCAGAGGGAATGCCGGATCCAGAGCCCGCTACGGGCGGTGAGTCGGCAAGCGAAGACACGGAGGCGCCAGTCGAATGA
- the rpsC gene encoding 30S ribosomal protein S3: protein MGQKIHPTGFRIGVIRGWDSHWFFKKKGYAEALKQDHEIRSEIRKHVGTGNVSRVEIERAANRIKVNIFTSRPGAIIGRGGKGIDDLTNKLNRMVRKTDTTSVAQVNVSEVRQPELDAQLVAENIAIQLERRVSHRRAMRQAMTRCLRMNGRGIKVMVSGRLNGSDIARTEMDKVGKVPLHTLRADIDYGVATAFTIYGSVGVKVWIYKGEVLPERHRQALEAPVRPARKPADAPAAEPQPESALLTAEAAPPAEPAAATTEVTPDVNA, encoded by the coding sequence TTGGGCCAAAAAATACATCCAACAGGTTTTAGAATCGGTGTCATCCGCGGATGGGACAGCCACTGGTTCTTCAAGAAGAAAGGCTATGCCGAAGCGCTGAAGCAGGATCACGAAATCCGCAGCGAAATTCGAAAGCACGTCGGCACCGGCAACGTCTCACGCGTTGAAATCGAGCGGGCGGCAAACCGGATCAAGGTGAACATTTTCACCTCCCGGCCTGGCGCGATTATTGGCCGTGGCGGAAAGGGTATCGACGACCTGACCAACAAGCTCAACCGAATGGTCCGAAAGACCGACACGACATCCGTGGCCCAGGTGAACGTGTCGGAAGTTCGACAGCCGGAACTGGACGCTCAACTGGTCGCCGAGAACATCGCCATTCAGCTCGAGCGCCGCGTTTCCCACCGTCGTGCCATGCGCCAAGCCATGACTCGCTGCCTCCGCATGAACGGTCGCGGCATCAAGGTTATGGTTAGCGGGCGCCTCAACGGCTCCGACATTGCCCGAACCGAGATGGACAAGGTTGGCAAGGTGCCGCTCCATACGCTCCGCGCGGACATCGACTACGGCGTCGCAACCGCCTTCACGATTTATGGGTCGGTCGGCGTCAAGGTGTGGATCTACAAGGGAGAAGTCCTCCCAGAGCGACACCGACAGGCGCTGGAGGCGCCAGTGCGACCCGCCCGCAAGCCGGCAGACGCGCCGGCCGCCGAGCCACAGCCCGAATCGGCCCTGTTAACGGCAGAAGCTGCTCCTCCCGCAGAGCCGGCAGCCGCCACCACGGAGGTGACCCCAGATGTTAATGCCTAA